TTGTAGGTTCAAGTATTCCTCATGTGTATTGGAATGAGgtctaatgaaaaattataatcaacttttttttttcttataccCATAGAAAACCCATCCGCTTGCCAATTCTAACCTGGAGTTCAATGGCTAGTAGTAACAATTTAGATAATAgtccaacaaaaacaaaaaaaagatagCATAAGCAAAGCACATTTAATTACGAGCTTATCGCAGTTGACATTCAATTTCAGTCTTTAAAAGCATGCCAACCAAAACATTAgcaaatatgtataaattaaaatgaaactgaaattgatTCAGAAAACCCGCGGATCACATCAGTGATGAAAAGAGTTGCATTACTGATTTACATCTCATCAGGACGCTTAGAAGAACTGCATACACAATCCAGAAACAGCCTTGTTCAATAAATCGTTGCTCACCAACCAAGATGTTTCAAATTGTAGACTTGTATTCACACTCCACAAAACTCCATTATATTGACCGATCAATCCCAAACTCGAGAGCAGGACATTGGAAAGACATCAGCATGAAACAACCGACTTAGAATGTGCGGAGGACCGCAACTTAGAAAGAGCAGTATCACTTTCTTCATTCTCATCCGAAGCCATCGGATTCCGGTCTATATTCTTTCtgaaaattacaaaaccagatGATTAGAAATCGAGATCAAGATACTTTATTTACATTCTCTAATGACCAATCTCTATAGCAACAAATAAAGGATAACATAACAGCAAACGAGTGTTCATACCTTTGAGAAATGGAACTCTCTTCAGACAATGCCTTTTCTAACCTCTCCTCAAATGGTGTTGCATGCCAACTAACTTTCTGATCCTGCATAGAAAACCAGCAGTTATAATGAAACGTTCTATGAGtcaaacaaaatgataaaaggCTGAAAACAACCATAAGATACCTCCTTGTATTTATTAGTTGAATTTGGGATGCCATTCCCATCCCACCACTTGGGCTGAACTTGTGGAGTCTCTTCCTCACTCCAGTGAGCAGCCACCATCCCGATGATAGGCCTGTCTGATGGAGTTCTACGAAGATAACGGTTTCGACTGAAACCAACTCCAAGATTTTTATTGTCCTCATTGAGAGTGGACGCCGGTGGCTTCAACCAAGCAGACAAGCTTGCTTCCACCTTCAAGTCTTTACAGATAGAGGTTTCTTTTATCCCCTGATTTGACATAGGAGTAAAATCTTCCGACTGTTCAAGAGATTCTCTCAACTCACTTGGTTGTTGATGAGAGTCAACATCACCTGCTTTCAACGCTTTCCACTGAGAATCATTCTCAACTGGGTCTGAATATACATACTGAGACCTTATCCGAGACTTCCCATTAGCTAAACTTTTAAGGTCTGAAGGATACACAGTCCCAGGAGTTTGCATATCATCAGATAACTTTAATGGGGTTGGATTTGGTGAAGGCTTTGGCACACTCTCAGCGCCTGGGGACTTATGTTTGGAATTTTGGCTAAAATTTCCAGATGAAGAAACGTCAAAGTCACATTCAAAACGAACAGATTTGCTCTTGCCCTGGACATTTGAGCCTGAAACCCAAGGTGAAAGAAATGTTGTAACGTTTTCAGTCTGAATAGCATGGGCCTGCACTGCTACATTAGCACTCCCTACATCACTTCCTTCAACAGAGCACCTTCCGGAATGTTGTAAATTTGATATACAGCTACATAAAGGGAAAGACATCGGACATGTGTTAATAAACagtagaattttttaaaattaattgtatgGTATAATTTAAAAGGGAACATGCACATTCTAAAAAAATTGTGCCAAAGGcacaaaaggataaaaaaaagtaTCACCAAGCAAAAATTCTTCCTCTTAAAAACCATCGGTCGGAAACCAATAGActggatgaaaaataattatagttTTCCGAATGCAATGAAAAAGTAAAGCTCATAGTTGAGAGTCAAGAATCAAGATACTGTGATCTCACTTCCATTTGATTAGGTGTTCAAAAGGTAAATATTGTATACCTTAACTGATTGATAGCAATTAGATAAATTAGAAGTCCAACCTGCTTGGCGAAGAAGCTGATTCCATTCCGCACTCTTCAAAAAGTTTGGTGGGAGTAAGAGGCTGATCACATTGTCTATCCAGCTGAAGTTTCTTGATGGATGTATTAGGAAGCCATGAATGAAATTTCGAGGGCTCTGATTCTTTATCATGAGAAGGTGAACCGTCAAATTTCTCAGATGCTTTCCTGATTTCAGCTGGAGTCTCAGGTAAAATACCACAAGCTTTAAGAAACTTGGCCTGCAAAAAGTTCAACAGGTCTTTTAATCCATCGAGGACCAGGgaaaatctttttcaaattgtgatgaattagaataaaacttttttatgcAGGAGCCACTTTTCTCTTTGTATCCCTCCTTCTAAATCCTAGCTTGGCAGGCAAAGAAAGCCAATGTGATAAAACGCCTGTAACatgtatatataaagaaaaaagaggaagaagaagcagTAGAACCATAAAATGCCGAGTCGTTTCTCGAatagaaaagaatttgaaaacaaTCTTAAATTTCTTTGGAACCAAAATGCAAGAGAACAAATTTCTGAAAGGAGTGGGTAACCGTAATGCCTCAAATTACAAAGCAAGAATTATAGCTGATCTAGCTCATTTTAGCTCTACATTCAGCTAAATTCCCATTTGACTAATTTATGCGTTACcttatcttcaattttttcaGTCATTGTCATACTATAACCAAAAAATATCAAAGCACAAAAAGTACTTCTagatagtaaaattatattcatattaattttgcTGAAgtgctttaaaaaataaagaaagaagattTCACTTCATAAATGTCTAAAGTGCtctaaaaaaaatttgcttttaCTCAAAAGAACACGGCATTACATCCTACAAAGACACTGCCAAACACAACCTAAACACACCATGCCTTCCACTTCCAAAGGATACACCTCTGCTTCAACACGCACAACTTACATCATAATTAgcttacaaaagaaaaaaaatacaataacagTAAGAGACATTGCATTACCAACATACATACCTCGTCCTTAAGCCCCTTTTCTATCTGCGGAGTTCCAACACGCTGGTCTCCCCTACTCCAAGactcttctttctcttcataACACggatgaaaatttttcaaaaaccaCAACGAAATCCAAACAAAGCAAGAAacgaaataaaaaacaaacacgCACCTTCAGATAAAAATAGAGCGGACAACCGATTCTTGGAAACCACAGGCTCCTAATAAGAACAAACAAATGATCATCCATTGCATTCATTTGTCCACATAGTATCAAAAGACTTAAACAAGAGAAAAGCTTACAGTGTATCTAGGGATGGTAGAATGAGAGATACGAGAACGGTCGTCTTTCAGACGAAAGCAACGGAAGAAACAGCCCATGGCTTTGGACACCGATCtgtaaaaaaaactaaaaacagaTCTACAAATGCTACGAATTTGACGGTGTAACAGTTCaaaaatcatatcatatcatattatgggttttcaattttctcgCTTGTTGTCAATGTCAATAATGAAACCCTATCTTTTTCGATTTATTTCTTGagggttttaattttaatcgcTCGTATAAAAGTGGGGAGAGAGTTGCTGCGTCgttttaaaatttgaacaaaCAAAAAGAGGGAAAAGTAACGCCTGGAAATAATTATCCTGCGATGGGGCGCGCGTATAGTCAATGGTCCAATAGTCGCTGTGTGAGTGTGACACGTTGTGTCTTgacttataataatttcaattaattagaAAAGTTTGATTGCACTCAAAATCTTTTGGATTAGAGTTTCGAAATAATATAAGATGTAAAAATATTTGGGTTAAACTGATATATCCAAGTTTGATTCCACCCAAAATTTTAatgctttgatttttttcaccctttaaaattcaaaatgacACTTTTCCACCTATCTTCCAGGGTTGTTAGTGAAATATGTTAACTAGTATGCTATAAtcattgaaaatacaaaaaatagcttcattttatcatgtttattgaaattaattaatatttgaccATCAAAAACttcactaatatatttttactcttgGTTTATATAAGTTctaagattaataataaaaattaaaaattcattagCAATAATATTACTAGAGAATTGCTTAAAAGTTTTCACCCATATTACACATAGAATAGTGTAATTTAGTCGTAATCACACATATAATAATGAGATTTGATCATATCTCTCTAATTTTGATATGACTAAGTTAGAATTATACCTTAACAATATAATTCTAAtcagaattataaaattttaaagttaaattgttatttagcttTGTAAAGACAAAGGGTAATTTTATCCTTTTACTAACTTTATAGAgaatttaatagatttattaacaaatttaatgaatttttcaaatttatacaataaaaattttagtttcatccaAGTTTCGGTAGAAAATTGTGATTCAAtctaggccaaaggactacttcccacccaaggtacaCTGCATTCTCAAGGTTCtcctttttaactttgataatctcaaatatccacttatgagtagttaaaattaacggtagtaagggtaaaatcgttattttatctataatattaaaaaaaactaaaatataatctcttgttgcccccctaaactttaaaaactaaaagttattctcaacctaagttttaaaaaatgatagtttcactatagggttttgttttgaaatcttcgacgtCATCTCTGacaacctctccctcccgaaacatCCTCTCCATCCAACCgtctctctcctcccatttAGATGTCATATTGATGTCGGAGAAGCGGtagaagatgaagagtttcgtcggggaagacgaagagttgctcttcgtcttccaccgTTTCTCCGATGTCGATCTaacatccaaatgggaggagagagacCGTTGAACAGAGATAATaattcgggagggagagaccgcctacaatggagtcggagattttaaaacgaaaccctaaggtgaaactgtcattttttaaaatttaggctgggggaaactcttagtttttaaagtttaagggggtaaaaagagataaaattttaaggggttaaagttccgttaattttaactactcataggtggatatttaatattatcaaaattaaaaggagaAAACTTGAAAATGCAGCATAGCTTGGGTGGAAactagtcctttggccttcaatCTATTATAAACTATCAGAAACTATatcacaattaaaattaatgtttcaattttaatgataaacgagaaaatatcatttttaaaattccaGCTGAAAAAGTGTTGACTCGATCAACGGCGAATGGGACACAATCATTTGTCCAAGGGTGGACTGTGATGGTGTGGTCGCTTTGCTAccaaaaataatactaattggAGCTAATTTAACCCAACCTAATTGCTAAAGATTGTCTTCTAATTTAGGCAAAgataaatttatagaaaaatgaGCAAAAGAAAATCTTCATAAATATGTGGggacattttaaatttattttataaattataactaaAGCAACCACCATATCTAGATTTCTAATTAACCATATTCTAACCTTCCTCTCGTCTTGTCCATCTATGCATTTCCCTCCCAAAAATGACCCGTCACAATTAATTATTAAGCCCCACCCACCCTGACTGACCTCCACACATCCAACACCATCATTCCTTcctatttacattttttaaatcatgtcATGGGTCtttattaattgtttcatttatgTCAAAAATGCTTGTTTGTCTACGTTTCATGTTCAAAAACTATCAATGCGTTTATTTCGACATGACCCCTTTTGTTGCCCCGTTTCTTGGCCAAAAACTGTTTATCTATATGTATGTATCCGTGAAATTCCAAATGATTTAGACAGGATTTAGTTTCCATTTGATTTCCGTTTTAACTtcttaatttatgttttcagtTAGCTCTCCAGCTACTTCACTTGATCATATGTTGCCAATAGACTTGACAAAACAAATGAGTCACCTACAATATCCATAGGTTATCGGTCAAAAAATGATACATTGAGTTTTTAGATTTGTATCCGTTTAGACCCATATTtgcatatatctattttttaaggGTAAGTCAAGTATACTGACAATAATTTTCaacttcattattattattggtctTTTCACCTCCATTATTGATAATTCTACAAGCTTTGTCataaattaaccaaaacatGTAAATGTATTTCAAAATCTAGTACAAATTCTCTATAATATGTGGTAGACAAATATGGAAGCATTcatattcaacaaattaaagGATTGCTCAATATTAAGTTTATGTTGCTTATCCTACCATTTTTCCTCAACAATCATGATTACACTCATAAACTAAAAAGGAAATCAATGAATGGCTATTACCcttaaaagaaagagaaaaaaggtaGCAAGCTTACAAATGTATATCAGTTTATACGTCTGGTTTTAAGTAGATTATAACATTCAATTGTATAGTCTATCATCAATTCATATGAATAATATTCACGTATCATGTTCAACCGTTGCCAATTAATCAAGTATTTCTTTtctatatttgttaaatgttgttTTACTCTGTCTCTGGAGATTGACTTTTGGTATAAATATGTCTGGACTTATGTTGTTGATACTAATAGAATATGAAAACTTTGGATAAACAATTAAACAGAAAGTATTGGCAATCCTAAATTACTAGCATCAAGGTTGTGGAAGTTGTATGTGTTATTCAAAAGCTGTTGAAATATATAAGTGAACAAAAAAAGGGTTGTGGAagctttgtttttttctaattcAGAAGGCAGTAAATCTTTCattcttattttcaaaatgtGTGATTGATCCTCATTTAGAATTATTCTATGGGTAGTTTGTGGGTTTACCCACATATATCAGATCAGGtatagatttatatattttttattattagaaatcAATTTGTACCCGTTTTACTCACACTCATTTACATCTACATTGTACTTAACCCAATCTACTTGTTTATGATGTCTAGTTGCAGATATGCGTTACCTTAAAAGTACATTAAAATGCCATGATGCCACATTTTGGCATCAGGTATATAGAATCATTACAACCACCTCTTCTTTACAATTTTGCAACCTTCTCTTTTGGGTTGTTGTAGGACGACAATAATGCATGTGACTTTAGTTTTGTTCTGCAACAGaaaatcaaatgatgaagaagcTAAAATTGTTCTTTAATCATAATGTTTGGAATGAATAATGATGataatccattttaattatgacCATTAAAAGATTTACTATTAATTACATTCATACGTATCAAATGCCCCTCGAAATAGTGAGAATTCATCTATTGCTTGTCCCTTGAAACGTTATCTATTAATCGATAAGACCAAGGCTCTCATAGTTATAACGAAAGTCCACTTCGAGCTTTGAGAAATTTAGGGCTAATTGAGAGCTTTTGGGGTGAAGTTGCgtcaactatatataatttaaatcccTGGTGCAACTAACAATTGATTCAGGCATCAGTGAAGTGACGtcgttttcttttctcttatttttaatcatatatacgCACACACAGATTGAGATTACCCATTATTCTTGATCACTAGGTAATCTATCATGCATGTGATTCAtgcttttctaattttatttatcttacgTATCTATTTTCTAGTCTCAGactataattttcatttttctttttgggcaTAAACCTTTAGACGAGGCTGAGAGTTGAGAGATTCGTATGAATCACTTTTACGTTGTATCAGATAATAAAGGATACCTCACCAGTCACCGCATATGAAAGTGACAATAAATTATTCGTTtctaagatttaaaaattgGGCTAGCTTCTTAGATAGACGAAAGAAAATGCATGCATGCCTAGAAAAGCCCTAGTTGAATGGTagcatatatacatacaaagatttataatataaaactaattcTCTGTCATACAGCTAACCAAAATCATACCTAATTTCCgcagaaagagaaagaaacttCTCCTTTGATTTTGGTGATAGAAATGGTGGGCATCCCTtcaagaatataataaaaacattctCAATTCAATTATGTCGATTAGTACTctataaaaagaattaaagcTTTTTCTTCAGTCATGACCTAACACCATGTGCTGCTTGGTAGAGGAGAATCCATCTGACAGTTTCGGCGAAACTTTTGaactaaaaaacaaagagaCATGCAGACTCTCCTGTTATATTTTCGGCTTTTGATTATAATacatcttataaataattactgGTAAGTTTCCCGTTTCCAGCAAGTTTCATGTGTTTGAATATATACCATTCTATATGCAATTCAATGGAAGCAAACAGAATTTATTCTTCTAgtttttcaatgaaataataatatttcattgaCCCTAGATGgggataaatattatatattcttattttgtcACGccgatataattaattataggtTATAAGTCATTCCAAGGTCTGAAAGTCGTCCACCCACAATCATAAAAAGAAGGTTTTCCAGACAATTAACATTGTGAGGGATGAGGAGCAATTGTGTGAATGGAATTAATAGGATTAGACGGAATTCCTTTTGAATAGATTCCATTTGACTGAAATAAGTTgccaaataaatacaaatatccGATGCAATATCCTTATCATGTTTGATTAATTATACATTTATCTTAATTTCAAAAGTAATGAAAGTTTAAAGCTGCATCCCTCCATTTGAAAATTCCTCATATAAATTATTGGACAAGAATTCTAATTGAAAAAGAGTAAGAGTTTCAATTTCAACCATTAGGTAGGACGCTAATTATccctaatttattaaaatctcaTACTAATTAACTGTTGATCGAAGGCATTAAATTAATCCAGAAGAAAAGAGTACTGGACCCATTAATTAGCATTGACATTGATGCAGTGAACCATGTGTATGTTAATCAATAACATAAAGAAATGGAAGATGGAATTGGCTTGTTTTTCTTGGAGATTGAATTTTGAGGGAGCAGTGTTGAACACGGCAGCAGAAGACAAAATATCATGGGTCCAAAAGTAGGCACCGTCTTTTATTGACATGAAGGTGCTTTTCCCTTCCTCTTatgcttctttttatttttatttttccccaCCTTGACTTTCTTGGTTTTGCTTTGGAAAATTCTTTATCCACAGGCCCATACTGGGAAAATCCGAAAACTGAaggaaactaaaataaaatataagaaaaaaaaaaaaagatgaacgCATGTCCTAGGTTTTTCCCATGTGAACTCCTCCGTAAAGAATATAATCATTGTGTTAATGATTATAACTATGACTAAAATATgaagttcttttcttttttaatgaagTATATGTTCCTCTCATCCTCAACTAAATATGGAATTGGAAGCCACTGTCtttgtcttttcttcttttaatttttcaagttagTGCATTTGTACAAATTATCTTTCATTAACACAGTATACTGTATTTACAAACTACAGCTGCACCAAAAACTCTCAGATATAGTAATTGATGCGACGTAAATATAATACATTACGTACATAATTATGCaaatatttttgggtttgaagGAATAATCATTGACTCCTCAATATTTTCTCTTACTTTTtgggatttattttttatcactatataatagcagtgtaattttttttcattctaactaatattatatttgcctataaataaattatgaaatgatAATGTCAAAATGCTG
This sequence is a window from Mangifera indica cultivar Alphonso chromosome 5, CATAS_Mindica_2.1, whole genome shotgun sequence. Protein-coding genes within it:
- the LOC123216727 gene encoding protein JASON-like isoform X2; its protein translation is MIFELLHRQIRSICRSVFSFFYRSVSKAMGCFFRCFRLKDDRSRISHSTIPRYTEPVVSKNRLSALFLSEEKEESWSRGDQRVGTPQIEKGLKDEAKFLKACGILPETPAEIRKASEKFDGSPSHDKESEPSKFHSWLPNTSIKKLQLDRQCDQPLTPTKLFEECGMESASSPSSCISNLQHSGRCSVEGSDVGSANVAVQAHAIQTENVTTFLSPWVSGSNVQGKSKSVRFECDFDVSSSGNFSQNSKHKSPGAESVPKPSPNPTPLKLSDDMQTPGTVYPSDLKSLANGKSRIRSQYVYSDPVENDSQWKALKAGDVDSHQQPSELRESLEQSEDFTPMSNQGIKETSICKDLKVEASLSAWLKPPASTLNEDNKNLGVGFSRNRYLRRTPSDRPIIGMVAAHWSEEETPQVQPKWWDGNGIPNSTNKYKEDQKVSWHATPFEERLEKALSEESSISQRKNIDRNPMASDENEESDTALSKLRSSAHSKSVVSC
- the LOC123216727 gene encoding protein JASON-like isoform X1; this encodes MIFELLHRQIRSICRSVFSFFYRSVSKAMGCFFRCFRLKDDRSRISHSTIPRYTEPVVSKNRLSALFLSEEKEESWSRGDQRVGTPQIEKGLKDEDLEGGIQREKWLLHKKAKFLKACGILPETPAEIRKASEKFDGSPSHDKESEPSKFHSWLPNTSIKKLQLDRQCDQPLTPTKLFEECGMESASSPSSCISNLQHSGRCSVEGSDVGSANVAVQAHAIQTENVTTFLSPWVSGSNVQGKSKSVRFECDFDVSSSGNFSQNSKHKSPGAESVPKPSPNPTPLKLSDDMQTPGTVYPSDLKSLANGKSRIRSQYVYSDPVENDSQWKALKAGDVDSHQQPSELRESLEQSEDFTPMSNQGIKETSICKDLKVEASLSAWLKPPASTLNEDNKNLGVGFSRNRYLRRTPSDRPIIGMVAAHWSEEETPQVQPKWWDGNGIPNSTNKYKEDQKVSWHATPFEERLEKALSEESSISQRKNIDRNPMASDENEESDTALSKLRSSAHSKSVVSC